One bacterium genomic window, GCGTGAGGAAACGACAATGCAAGAGACTATGAATATATTGATCGTTGGTGTCGGGGGACAGGGAGTGCTGCTGGCCTCGGAGATTCTCTCCGAAGCGGCGATGAATGCCGGATTTGATGTCAAGAAGTCGGAGATCCACGGCATGTCGCAGCGTGGCGGCGTGGTATCATCGCATGTTCGGATCGGGCCGGTGGTTTATTCGCCGACTATCCAGGAGGGACAGGCGGATGTGTTGATGGCGTTCGAGCAGGCGGAGGGGTACCGCGCAATCAACTGGCTGAAGAAAGATGGAATCGCAATCGTCTCTCGCACAGCGCTGATCCCGGCAATCGTGACCGGCTCAAAGCAGTTTCACTATCCAGAAGACGCAATCGCCGATCTGCAAAAGATCGTGAAAAAAACGATTGGGGTAGAAGCAGACAAGATCGCGGCGGAGTTGGGGAATCCGAGGTTGGTGAATACGATTCTCCTGGGTGTGCTCTCTAACTATATGCCGCTGCCGACTGAGCTCTGGGTCGATACGATCAAGGCGCGAGTCAAACCGAAACTGGT contains:
- a CDS encoding indolepyruvate oxidoreductase subunit beta — translated: MQETMNILIVGVGGQGVLLASEILSEAAMNAGFDVKKSEIHGMSQRGGVVSSHVRIGPVVYSPTIQEGQADVLMAFEQAEGYRAINWLKKDGIAIVSRTALIPAIVTGSKQFHYPEDAIADLQKIVKKTIGVEADKIAAELGNPRLVNTILLGVLSNYMPLPTELWVDTIKARVKPKLVDVNLLAFNRGRGVRLTKTTA